The DNA sequence TAAACACGCGATCCACCGCACCATCACGGAAACTGACAACACACTTTTCTCCGCGATGACAATGAACCCGGCTGCGCTCCATCTCGACCACCACTACGCAGAGACGGAGACCGAATTTGGCAAGCCCCTGGTCAACAGCCTGTTCACGCTAGGGCTTGTGATCGGCATCTCGGTGCATGAAACAACCCATGGCACCACGATCGCAAATCTCGGCATGACCGACGTGTCCTTCCCCAAACCTGTGTTCCATGGCGACACCATGCGGGTTGAAACCAGCATCATCTCCAAACGCAGATCTAAATCACGCCCGAAAGCTGGCATCGTGACCTTCGAGCATCGCGGCTACAACCAACGCGACGAACTCGTCGCCCAATGCACAAGACAAGCCTTCATGATTGCTAAGACGGACGGTTAACTCATGCGCTCATTCCTTTTTGTTCCAGCAGACAGTGATCGCAAACTTGCCAAAGGAGCTGACTCTGGCGCCGACGCGCTCATCCTCGACCTTGAAGACGCGGTTGCCCTCAACAACAAACCCGCCGCTCGAGAAGGCGCCATTGACTATCTGCAGTCCCGCAAACCCGACGATGGGCAAACCGTCCTCGTCCGCATGAATGCGCTGGACAGCGAATTCTGGCAGCAGGATCTCGCAACCGTCGTGCCCACAAAGCCCGACGCCATCATGGTTCCCAAAACCATTTCCGGTGCGTGTATTGCGACGGTCTGCAAACACCTGACCGACCTCGAAAAAGCACACAGTCTGCAACAAGGTACGATCAAGCTCATGAACGTCGCGACAGAAACAGCAGCCTCGATGTTCAACTTGGGCACCTATGGAAATGTCAGCGAGCGTTTCTTTGCCATGACCTGGGGGGCTGAAGACCTCTCCGCCGACCTGGGAGCCAGATCAAACCGGGATGACGCAGGCAACTATACCGAGCCTTATAAACTGGCGCGTACACTGTGCTTATTGGGCGCAGTTGCTGCCGATGTCATGCCAATCGACGGAATTTGCAAAGATTTTCGCGATGAAGCGGCTCTGGAAGCAGAAGCACGCGCTGCCATTCGCGACGGATTTACAGGGAAAGTTGCGATTCACCCAGCGCAGGTGCCCGTTATCAACACTGTCTTCACACCCACTGAAGAAGACATTGCCGAAGCCCGCGCTGTCGTTAAAGTCTTCGCAGATGCAGGCAATCCGGGCGTCGTGAGCCTCGATGGAAAAATGCTGGACCGCCCTCACCTGCGTCAGGCTGAAAGCGTTATTGCACGGGCCGCTGCCACAAAATCTTGATGATGAAAATGCTGGCCTTATTCGGCGGCACTGCTACGCTTATTGAGCGGCACCCCATGCAGCAGTGCAAGGAAGACCTTTATGTCGATAGTCAAAAAAATCATCGCAGCCTTAATCCTGGCAGCCAGTCTGTACACAGCATACATGATCTACCAGCAGAGTGCGCTCGCGGGTGTCCTGTTTGTGATCCTTGCCCTGACGGTAGTTGTGCCGCTTGCGGTCGGAACCGCCCAAAGGAACAGCAGGATCAAAACCAATATTGGTGAAATGCCCGACAGCAAAATGGATGTTGGCGTGCGTCAGGCGCGAGCGACCATCATGCGCGAAGACGGCGAAGTCAGAGGCGCGCCAGCACGCAAACAGCCATCATGATCCTGACCAACGGGTGATGCGGTCGGCAAGATCGGGACGGACCCGCTCTGTCGGCTGAGCCTCTTTGCCACCGAGATAGATAAAGCCTGCCACCCGCTCGCCTTCGCCAAGCCCCAGTGCGCTCACGACATTCTCATCAAACGCATACCACTCGGTAAGCCATTGCGCGGCATACCCAAGCGCTGTGGCCGCGACCAACATGTTCTGGCAAACCGCACCAGCAGCGAGCTGCTGCTCCCAGACCGGGATCTTGATGTTCTCAGTGACACAGGAAACAACGCCAACCACCGTGGGAGCGCGCACAAAACGGAGCGTCTCGAGGCTGGCCCGCTCTGCGTCGCAATCCGGATTGGCCTTCGCAAAGGCATCCTCCAACACCGCCCCAAATTCAGCCCGCGCGTTGCCTTCAAAAACAATGAACCGCCAGGGTCCGAGTTTCCCGTGATCTGGTACCCTGTGCCCCGCTGCAAGAATGGTGTCTAGCTCGTCGGCACTCGGGCCCTGTTGCGTCATACTGCCCGCGACAACTGAACGTCGGGAGAGCAACAGGTCGATCATCTCATTCATAGTCATTCCTTCAACTTGCCAAGCCTCACCCATGACATAAGGCACCCGGCAGAAATTGCAAATGGTTCGCAAATATTTTGTTGGACACAACGCAATAATAAAACTTCAATTTCCCTATGGGGGAATTCGCGCAGAAGTTGTTCTATGGGTGTGTCGGCATCGGTCTGCTTTTCATCTTGGCTGCAGAATCTGTCCTGGCAGGGGCATGGCCTCAGCCAAAGGGTGAAACGGAGGTCATCGTCTCAGCCACCCACGCATTGGCGCACAGAACCTTCGACCAGACCGGAAACGCAGTATCACGAGGCCGGTTCAAAAAGGTCGAAATTCAGGTCTATGCCGAGCATGGACTAACAGACCGGGTGACGCTCGTCGGAGAAGTCGCCCGCTCCACAGATAAGTCAGAAGCCTTCAACCGTCAGTTCACAGACACCGCGTTTCGTCGCGTAGAATTTGGCGCACGAACCCATCTCTTCACCTGGGATGAAACGCTCTATTCCGTAGACGCACTCGCGATACTCAACACCTCATCCGGCGGAGATGACCCTGCCGCTTCGCAACCTGGCGACATGGACTACGAGGTCGCTGTGAACACCGGAACTCCCATCATGTTCATGGGCCTATTCGGTTTTAGCGCCCAACGGTTTGCCTACAAGTACCGGCCGGGTATCCGCCCGGCCGTCGCGAGCGCAGATGCAACACTTGGTCTCAATTGGGGACCGGATTGGATGACCTTATTGAAATCAAATACCGAATATTCGATCGGGCGGACACCATCCCCACAAGGGCATTATTGGTCGAGCAAAGCGGAGTTCGGTCTCGTCCATCGACTAGAACCAGGATTTGCCATCGAAGCCGGTGCCTTCAGGACCTTCATAGGTAGAAATGTCCTGAAGGAAACCGGGCTCAAACTCTCACTCTGGTATGACTTCTAAGAGTTAGGCAGCGTCAACCAAATCTGGTGGTGTGGCTTCCGCCACAAGTGCGGCGATCGCCTCATCCACATCAACCACAGTCTGGTCCTTGGAGCCAAGGCGACGGATGGAAACCTTGCCTTCTTCCGCCTCCTTCATGCCCACCACCATGATCACAGGCACTTTGCCGACAGAGTGCTCACGCACCTTGTAATTGATCTTCTCGTTCCGCGTATCGCTCTCAACCCGAAGGCCTGCAGCTTTGAGTTTTTCTACAACAGCAAGGCCGTACTCATCCGCCTCGGACGTAATCGTTGCAACGACGGCCTGAACGGGCGCCAGCCATAAAGGCAGTTTGCCCGCGCAACTCTCGATCATGATGCCGATAAAACGTTCCAGCGTGCCAAGGATCGCCCGGTGAAGCATGACCGCATGTTTCCGTGATCCGTCTTCTGCCACATAAGTCGCGTTGAGACGCTCCGGCAGAACATAGTCGAGCTGCAACGTACCCACCTGCCAGGATCGCCCAATCGCATCCTTCAAATGGAACTCAAGCTTCGGCGCGTAAAACGCGCCCTCACCTTCAGCAATGACATAGTCATAGCCAGTCGCCTGCAGAGCCGCGCCAAGGGCCTTCTCTGCTGCATCCCATCGCTCAACCGTGCCGCCAAACTTTTCAGGCCGCGTGGCAAGTCGGATGACCACGTCGTCGAAGCCCATATCCTCATAAACCGCATACAGCAGATTGACGAAATGTTCGGTCTCAGACTGGATCTGTTCTTCTGTACAGAAGATGTGCGCATCGTCCTGCGTCATCTGCCGCACGCGCATCAACCCATGCAGCGCGCCATGTGCTTCATTCCGGTGACAACAGCCAAACTCCGCCATCCGCATCGGCAGGTCGCGATAGGACTTAATGCCCTGATTGAAAATCTGGACGTGGGCTGGGCAATTCATAGGCTTGATCGCCATGAGATCGCCTTTGCCCGAGAAGATTTCGCCATCATCTTCCGTGTTCGGCACTTCGTCCGGAACAACAAACATGTTCTCGCGATACTTGCCCCAGTGACCGGATTGCTCCCAGAACTTGGACGCCATCAACTGTGGCGTCTTCACTTCTTCATATCCAGCCTTGCTGATCTTGCGGCGGATATAGGCTTCCAGCTGGTTGTAGATGACGAAGCCCTTGGGATGCCAGAACACTGACCCTTGAGCTTCTTCCTGGAAATGGTAGAGGTCCATCTCGCGGCCGATCTTGCGGTGATCGCGCTTCTCTGCCTCTTCAATCATATGAAGGTAGGCTTTGAGCTCTTTGTCGCTCGACCAGCAAGTACCGTAAATGCGCTGCAGCACTTCATTATTGCTGTCGCCCCGCCAGTAAGCGCCTGCGAGTTTCGTGAGCTTGAAGGACTTGCCGAGTTTACCTGTCGACGGCAGATGCGGACCCCTGCAGAGGTCAAGCCATTCGCCCTGGCGATAAACACTGACATCCTCGCCCGCTGGAATGCTGGAGATGATCTCAGCTTTGTACTCTTCACCGATCTTTTTGAAGTAGGCGATCGCCTCATCCCGATCCCAGACTTCCCGCGTGATCGGTTCGTTCCGATCAACGATCTCTTTCATCTTCGCTTCGATCTTTTCCAGATCTTCCAGATGGAAAGGTTCCGCGCGCGCGAAATCGTAGAAGAAGCCATTTTCAATCACCGGACCAATCGTGACCTGCGTGCCTGGGAAAAGCTCCTGCACCGCTTCTGCCATCACATGGGCCGCATCGTGCCGGAGCAACTCAAGCCCATCTGGCGTATTGGCCGTCACGATTTCAACTGCAACGTCCCTGTCAAGCACGGTGGCAAGATCAACGACCTCACCATCAGTCTTCAGCGCAATAGCCTTCTTGGCGAGCGAGTTGGAGATGCTCTTGGCGAGCGCCAGCCCATCAAGCGGCTGCGCTTCTTCCCTAATAGAGCCATCTGGCATCGTCAGCTTAATCATCACTTCTTCCTTTCAACTGCCCTACTTGTTCGCAGGCGGCAGTTCCTTCTTTTCAGGCGGCACGTCACGAAGTTCACGCGACCAATGCCCATAGCGCCACGGCGCATAAATCGGCTGGTCGGCGAGCTCTACCGGGACCGGATCAAACCCATGAGACCCCCAAGGATGGCATCGCGAGATGCGCGAGAGCGCCAACCAGCCCCCGCGCCACCCGCCATGTTGGCGGACGGCATCCAGGGCATATTCCGAACAGCTCGGCATGTGCCGACATCGGGGCCCAAGAAGCGGCGACAGGACCAGTCGGTAAAACTGGACCAGCCCCAACATCACAATGGCAAGCGGACTGCGCCGCATGGGTTTCTTTCTGATTTCGGTCATGGTCGATTCGTGAAAACCGCATGGCTTTAAGTATCGTGTAAGTCAGCGCTGCTCAACAGATGGGCGCGACAGTTGAATGCCTCAAAAGCCCAGAAAGCTTGCTGATCTCGTATTTTGGTGGATTTGCGACCCGGCGCGAGCATCGCTCGGGGCCACAGGCTCAATGAGCCAGGCTCGGTGTCAGACCGAGCCGGTGCTAGTGAGGGTGGTGCCGGTTGCGACCCCCAGCTTGAACACGCGCACGATCGCAGCGGCCGTAGGGCCACCCGTCCAGTGCATATTTTGCGCGTCTGTCAGCATCTCTTCCTCAGATTTGAGGCTCAATCTATAGCAGCATGGTAAGCGAGAGGTAAATAGGCCCATGAACTAGGCACACGCCTCCACGGGAAGCTTTGCAACCTTCCAAGCTGGAAACCCATTCTCCAGATGACGAGCGGTTAACCCCCGATCCCTGAGTAGCTTGAGTGCATCAATAGAAAACAGACAATTCGGCCCCCGACAATAAGCAACAATTTCATTCCCCGCAGGGATGTCAGCCAACCTGGCCTCTAGTTCATTGAAGGGAATATTGATCGCACCGGGCAAATGCCCAAGATCAAACTCTTCTTCGGGGCGCACATCCAATACCGTAACGCTCCCTTCCGCAATTCGGTCCAACAATTCCTCCCGAGTGATGGCTTCTAAATTCCCCGAGCGAACAGCATGGTCAGAAATTAGCGCCCGTATCTCTGCCCGGTTGTGATCCACGAAGGTCTGTAAGGCCGCCAAAACATCTAATACCGGACCTTCACCCAATCGATAGATCACCCGCTTCCCGTCTCGCCGGGACAGCACGAACCCTGCCCTCTTTAAATGCTGGAGGTGTTGAGAGGCATTCGCCATGGAGAGGCCTGACAAGTGCGCCAACCGGTCGACCGACCTCTCTCCCTGAGCGATATGCTCAAGGAGCGCGATCCTGTGCATATGGCCCAGCACCTTTGCAAGGTCGGCAGCGGCAGCCACTTTCTCTATATCAATATCAGTCATTGACCTCAGCCTACCGCAGCTTCAAATTAGTTTCAATTAATCAATTGATTGTTTATAGAAGATAGAAACTGATGACTGGTTATGAAGAATTCCTTCTCGCTACGGGTGCAATCGGTATTGGTGCGACACTCGTAATGGACCTGTGGGCGCTCTTCCTACTTAGAGCGTTCAGCATCCCCTCCCTAAATTACGCGATGGTCGGGCGCTGGATCGGACACATCCCGCGAGGTCAACTGGTCCACATCAACATTGCAGAAGCGCGGCCCATCACAGGTGAACGAATTATTGGTTGGACCGCCCACTATGTGATCGGCGTAATTTTCGCTGGTCTTTTGATATCAATTTGGGGATTGAGCTGGACCGTTTCCCCGACTCCGTTTCCAGCGGTCGCCTTCGGGCTAACCACAATTGCTGCACCCTTTTTTATTTTGCAGCCAGGAATGGGCGCGGGCGTTGCGGCTTCGAAGACACCGGCACCAAACGTGGCCCGCTTTCGAAGTCTCTCAGCGCATATGAGTTTTGGGATTGGACTCTACCTGTCGGCTCTTCTCTATGGCCTTCTCTAACGAAGCAATGACTACCCAGGTGCCATCGCAGCGTCCACCGCATCGCAGGTGGCATTGAAGGTGAGCAAGGTGGAGGTATGCCGGGCCTTGTAGTCACGAACAGGCGTGAGCACTTCTGCATCCGCCCATTTGCCTGTGGGTGGCTCGCCACCTGCCTTTAACATTGCAACCATCTGGTCGCGAAGCTGATGAAGCTCCTCAGCCGTCGATCCGACCACATGGGCCGCCAGGATAGAGGAAGAAGCCTGCCCCAAAGCGCAGGCCTTCACGTCATGAGCAAAATCCGTGACGACATCACCTTCCATCTTCACTTCGACAGAAACCTTTGATCCACAAAGCTTGGAGACAGCTGTGGCCGAACCATCTGGCGCATCCAGGTGCCCGATCCGCGGAATGTCCGCAGCGAGCTTTAAAATCCGCTTGTTGTAGATGTCATCCAGCATCAGGTGTCTCTATCGCATTTTCCGACGAGTTTAACCCGCCAGTTTCCACTTTGTGCCTTCTGGCCCATCTTCAATCAGAACGCCTGCATCTGCTAGAGCGTCCCGGATCCGGTCGGCTTCCGCAAAGTCTTTCGCCGCACGCGCCGCGTTCCTTGCCTCTATTTGGGCCTCAATCGCGTCCGCATCAAGGTCAGAAGAACCACTCGCCCCTTCAAACCATTCATTGGCATCCTGTTGGAGCAGACCGATGAGAAGCCCGGATTGCAGCAAAGCCGCTTTGACCTGCGCCTGATCTTTCGGCTCTGTCGCCTGATTGGCGAGTTTCGCGAGCTGGAACAGTTCAGCCAATGCCTTTGGTGTATTGAGATCATCCAGCAAAGCCTCAAGGAACCCAGCTGGCACATGATCACCGGACGCAGGCTGAACCCCTTCTAGGTGACGCAATGCGCCATAGAGACGGTCCAGCTGCGCCTTCGCTTGCGGCAGCACATCATCATTCCAATCCAAGGGCTGGCGATAGTGACCATTGAGCAGTGCCAAACGAATGGCCTCGCCGGGCGCTTGCTCCACGAGGTCATGCACCAGCAGCACATTGCCGAGCGACTTCGACATCTTTTCCGAGTTCATATTGAGGAACCCGTTATGCAGCCAATAGTTCGCGAACGGCGCACCCTCATGGCTGCACCGGCTCTGGGCCAGCTCATTTTCGTGATGGGGAAATTGCAAATCGATCCCACCCCCATGAATATCGATGGTATCGCCGAGATGCTTCTCAATCATGGCGGAGCATTCAATATGCCAGCCAGGCCGTCCCCGTCCCCAAGGGCTCTCCCACCCGGGTTGCTCATCGGTGCTCGGCTTCCAAAGCACGAAGTCGGCGGGGTCCTTCTTGTAAGGTGCCACTTCCACCCGCGCGCCCGCCACCATCTCATCCATGGCGCGGCGCGACAGCTGCCCATAATCAGGGAAGCTCGGCACATTGAAGAGCACATGGCCTTCCGCCTCATAGGCGTGACCCGCCGCGATAAGGCGCTCCATCATGGCGATCATCTCTGGGATGGTCTCAGTCGCCTTAGGCTCGATATCGGGCAGAATGACGCCCAACGCACCCATGTCGGCCCTGTAAATGTCCGCATAACGTTCGGTAATCACAGAGATTTCGACACCCTCTTGGGCGGCCATCTCAATGATCTTGTCCTCAATATCGGTAATGTTCCGGGCATAGACGACGCTGGGGTAAAGGTGCCGAAGCAGGCGTGCCAGCATGTCGAAAATCACCGCTGGGCGCGCGTTGCCAATATGGGCGTGGTTGTAGACTGTTGGCCCGCAGACATACATCGTCACCCGATCCGGATTGATCGGCTGAAACACGTCTTTGTGACGGGTGAGTGTGTTGTAGAGCGTAAGGGTTTTGGAGGATGTCTCGGTCATCTGGGTGTCTCATCGCGTATCAGGTCAGGCAAGGCCCTGGCTCACAGGACCCGCAACCGCGCGACATCCCCTAAGCCGGTGATTCTGTGGTGTTTTTTCTACAACATCGACAGGTCATAATCAGTCTCCTGAGGGCAACCTAACCACCTCAAAGGTTAATTTCCAGTTCTATTCATCCACTGACCTTTGCGTGAGGTATAGGTTGAGCCCACTTGATAGGCTTTTTTGCAACGCTATATGCATGCTTTAGAAGGTGTCGCATCAGCAATGGCATGGCATAAGACCCGTGCTTGATGGGCAAATGGACTGGATCCGAAGGAGTGCCTTCGCCCCGTCCGTGACTTGACCCGACCGTTCATCAGCGTGCGCAAGTACGTGCGGTTGGGAAACCCCAAAAGAGATTGGTCAAATGGACATGAATTCTGTAGTCGACGACGTGCTTGAGAATATCGAAAAAAGCGACAACCCAAACCGCCCCAGCCGCAAAGAGGCTGAAGCAGCGGTCCGCACCCTCATTTCATGGGCAGGCGACGATCCGGCCCGTGAAGGCCTGATTGAAACGCCGAAGCGGGTCGTGAAGGCCTATGAGGAGTTTTTCGCCGGTTATGACGAGGACCCTGATCTG is a window from the Rhodobiaceae bacterium genome containing:
- the mch gene encoding mesaconyl-CoA hydratase is translated as MPGLYFEECEEGLVLKHAIHRTITETDNTLFSAMTMNPAALHLDHHYAETETEFGKPLVNSLFTLGLVIGISVHETTHGTTIANLGMTDVSFPKPVFHGDTMRVETSIISKRRSKSRPKAGIVTFEHRGYNQRDELVAQCTRQAFMIAKTDG
- the mcl2 gene encoding (3S)-malyl-CoA thioesterase; the protein is MRSFLFVPADSDRKLAKGADSGADALILDLEDAVALNNKPAAREGAIDYLQSRKPDDGQTVLVRMNALDSEFWQQDLATVVPTKPDAIMVPKTISGACIATVCKHLTDLEKAHSLQQGTIKLMNVATETAASMFNLGTYGNVSERFFAMTWGAEDLSADLGARSNRDDAGNYTEPYKLARTLCLLGAVAADVMPIDGICKDFRDEAALEAEARAAIRDGFTGKVAIHPAQVPVINTVFTPTEEDIAEARAVVKVFADAGNPGVVSLDGKMLDRPHLRQAESVIARAAATKS
- the ydjA gene encoding putative NAD(P)H nitroreductase YdjA, which gives rise to MNEMIDLLLSRRSVVAGSMTQQGPSADELDTILAAGHRVPDHGKLGPWRFIVFEGNARAEFGAVLEDAFAKANPDCDAERASLETLRFVRAPTVVGVVSCVTENIKIPVWEQQLAAGAVCQNMLVAATALGYAAQWLTEWYAFDENVVSALGLGEGERVAGFIYLGGKEAQPTERVRPDLADRITRWSGS
- the thrS gene encoding threonine--tRNA ligase gives rise to the protein MIKLTMPDGSIREEAQPLDGLALAKSISNSLAKKAIALKTDGEVVDLATVLDRDVAVEIVTANTPDGLELLRHDAAHVMAEAVQELFPGTQVTIGPVIENGFFYDFARAEPFHLEDLEKIEAKMKEIVDRNEPITREVWDRDEAIAYFKKIGEEYKAEIISSIPAGEDVSVYRQGEWLDLCRGPHLPSTGKLGKSFKLTKLAGAYWRGDSNNEVLQRIYGTCWSSDKELKAYLHMIEEAEKRDHRKIGREMDLYHFQEEAQGSVFWHPKGFVIYNQLEAYIRRKISKAGYEEVKTPQLMASKFWEQSGHWGKYRENMFVVPDEVPNTEDDGEIFSGKGDLMAIKPMNCPAHVQIFNQGIKSYRDLPMRMAEFGCCHRNEAHGALHGLMRVRQMTQDDAHIFCTEEQIQSETEHFVNLLYAVYEDMGFDDVVIRLATRPEKFGGTVERWDAAEKALGAALQATGYDYVIAEGEGAFYAPKLEFHLKDAIGRSWQVGTLQLDYVLPERLNATYVAEDGSRKHAVMLHRAILGTLERFIGIMIESCAGKLPLWLAPVQAVVATITSEADEYGLAVVEKLKAAGLRVESDTRNEKINYKVREHSVGKVPVIMVVGMKEAEEGKVSIRRLGSKDQTVVDVDEAIAALVAEATPPDLVDAA
- the bigR gene encoding biofilm growth-associated repressor, translated to MTDIDIEKVAAAADLAKVLGHMHRIALLEHIAQGERSVDRLAHLSGLSMANASQHLQHLKRAGFVLSRRDGKRVIYRLGEGPVLDVLAALQTFVDHNRAEIRALISDHAVRSGNLEAITREELLDRIAEGSVTVLDVRPEEEFDLGHLPGAINIPFNELEARLADIPAGNEIVAYCRGPNCLFSIDALKLLRDRGLTARHLENGFPAWKVAKLPVEACA
- a CDS encoding hypothetical protein (protein of unknown function (DUF2938)); this translates as MTGYEEFLLATGAIGIGATLVMDLWALFLLRAFSIPSLNYAMVGRWIGHIPRGQLVHINIAEARPITGERIIGWTAHYVIGVIFAGLLISIWGLSWTVSPTPFPAVAFGLTTIAAPFFILQPGMGAGVAASKTPAPNVARFRSLSAHMSFGIGLYLSALLYGLL
- the iscU gene encoding iron-sulfur cluster assembly scaffold protein IscU; protein product: MLDDIYNKRILKLAADIPRIGHLDAPDGSATAVSKLCGSKVSVEVKMEGDVVTDFAHDVKACALGQASSSILAAHVVGSTAEELHQLRDQMVAMLKAGGEPPTGKWADAEVLTPVRDYKARHTSTLLTFNATCDAVDAAMAPG
- the cysS gene encoding cysteine--tRNA ligase yields the protein MTETSSKTLTLYNTLTRHKDVFQPINPDRVTMYVCGPTVYNHAHIGNARPAVIFDMLARLLRHLYPSVVYARNITDIEDKIIEMAAQEGVEISVITERYADIYRADMGALGVILPDIEPKATETIPEMIAMMERLIAAGHAYEAEGHVLFNVPSFPDYGQLSRRAMDEMVAGARVEVAPYKKDPADFVLWKPSTDEQPGWESPWGRGRPGWHIECSAMIEKHLGDTIDIHGGGIDLQFPHHENELAQSRCSHEGAPFANYWLHNGFLNMNSEKMSKSLGNVLLVHDLVEQAPGEAIRLALLNGHYRQPLDWNDDVLPQAKAQLDRLYGALRHLEGVQPASGDHVPAGFLEALLDDLNTPKALAELFQLAKLANQATEPKDQAQVKAALLQSGLLIGLLQQDANEWFEGASGSSDLDADAIEAQIEARNAARAAKDFAEADRIRDALADAGVLIEDGPEGTKWKLAG